A window of Aeromicrobium sp. Root236 contains these coding sequences:
- a CDS encoding oxidoreductase has translation MSWTQNDIPDQTGRTVVVTGANGGLGLESAEALAGAGAHVVMAVRNQEKAQDAVDRIRAAHPHALLELVPLDLGDLASTAAAAKQILAKHDSIDLLINNAGVMAMPERTTVDGFEMQMGVDHLGHFAFTAHLLSGILAADAARVVTVTSIARFQGRPFDPANPHMKGNYGAWRAYGQAKLANYHFGLGLQSRFKAAGVAAESLIAHPGLSHTDLQSTTAAEGGGGWLGRASETWAARTGMPPHKGVRPQLRAATDPRAKGGQMYGPLLASNGPAVRRPILRRIGLDRRINELWDMSERETGVILDVARAARST, from the coding sequence GTGAGTTGGACCCAGAACGACATCCCCGATCAGACGGGCCGCACCGTCGTGGTGACCGGCGCCAACGGGGGCCTCGGCCTCGAGTCCGCCGAAGCGTTGGCGGGCGCTGGCGCCCACGTGGTCATGGCCGTCCGCAACCAGGAGAAGGCCCAGGACGCCGTCGATCGCATCCGTGCCGCCCACCCCCACGCCTTGCTTGAGCTGGTCCCCCTCGACCTCGGAGATCTCGCCTCGACTGCGGCGGCAGCGAAGCAGATCCTCGCCAAGCACGACTCCATCGATCTGCTCATCAACAACGCCGGAGTCATGGCGATGCCGGAGCGCACCACGGTCGACGGATTCGAGATGCAGATGGGTGTCGACCACCTGGGCCACTTCGCGTTCACGGCCCACCTGCTGTCGGGCATCCTCGCGGCCGATGCCGCCCGAGTCGTCACCGTGACCAGCATTGCCCGGTTCCAGGGACGCCCGTTCGATCCCGCCAACCCGCACATGAAGGGCAACTACGGCGCCTGGAGGGCTTACGGACAGGCCAAGCTGGCCAACTATCACTTCGGTCTGGGACTGCAGAGCAGGTTCAAGGCCGCCGGCGTCGCCGCCGAGAGCCTCATCGCGCATCCAGGCCTGTCGCACACCGACCTCCAGAGCACGACCGCTGCCGAAGGCGGCGGCGGATGGCTCGGCCGAGCCTCCGAGACGTGGGCCGCACGCACGGGGATGCCGCCACACAAGGGAGTACGCCCGCAGCTGCGCGCCGCCACGGACCCGAGAGCGAAGGGCGGTCAGATGTATGGCCCGCTGCTCGCGTCCAACGGTCCGGCCGTCAGACGACCCATCCTTCGACGCATCGGGCTCGACAGGCGCATCAACGAGCTGTGGGACATGTCCGAGCGCGAGACCGGCGTGATTCTCGACGTGGCACGCGCTGCGAGATCGACATGA
- a CDS encoding SDR family oxidoreductase: MGRFDGKVAIVTGASRGIGLAVAERLVADGARVCLTARKPGPLAEAVESLGGAENAIFAAGAADDAAHQDEAVAATMDAFGRIDFLVNNTGINPAYGRMIDIDLEAAEKIFRVNVVSSIAWAQKVYRAWMEANGGAMVNIASVAGLKPAPGIGVYGASKSSVIHVTEELAVELGPEIRVNAVAPAVVKTKFATALYEGREEEVASAYPLKRLGVPDDIGSVVAFLLSEDAAWITGQTITIDGGLTLTGGV, encoded by the coding sequence CGGCCTTGCCGTCGCCGAACGTCTCGTGGCTGACGGCGCACGCGTGTGCCTGACGGCCCGCAAGCCCGGCCCTCTGGCCGAGGCCGTCGAGTCGCTCGGCGGCGCGGAGAACGCGATCTTCGCGGCTGGGGCTGCGGACGACGCAGCCCATCAGGACGAGGCAGTCGCGGCGACGATGGACGCGTTCGGCCGCATCGACTTCCTGGTCAACAACACCGGGATCAACCCCGCGTACGGGCGCATGATCGACATCGATCTCGAGGCTGCGGAGAAGATCTTCCGGGTCAACGTCGTCTCGTCGATCGCGTGGGCGCAGAAGGTCTACCGCGCCTGGATGGAGGCCAACGGCGGCGCGATGGTCAACATCGCGTCGGTCGCCGGCCTCAAGCCCGCGCCCGGCATCGGCGTCTACGGCGCGTCCAAGTCCAGCGTGATCCACGTGACGGAGGAGCTCGCCGTGGAGCTCGGACCGGAGATCCGCGTCAACGCGGTGGCGCCGGCCGTCGTCAAGACCAAGTTCGCGACGGCGCTCTACGAGGGCCGCGAGGAAGAGGTCGCCTCGGCGTACCCGCTCAAGCGGCTCGGCGTGCCGGACGACATCGGCTCGGTCGTGGCGTTCCTGCTGTCCGAGGACGCCGCCTGGATCACCGGCCAGACCATCACGATCGACGGTGGATTGACGCTCACCGGCGGCGTCTGA
- a CDS encoding TetR/AcrR family transcriptional regulator, producing MMSPVAVDRAEAVRHALIRLVARDGFHGTSMAAVAKEAGVATGTAYVHYASKDELVMATYVEVKHALGEAALASVDAGSPLRTQFAQLWTGVQKHLEANPERARFLVQADGSPYAEIAHERAISAISDPLMSSPVVANLLEGMVDLPPEILFDLAVGPVVRLTATRRGIDESLVEPLIEACWRAVTDSRS from the coding sequence ATGATGAGCCCCGTCGCGGTCGATCGAGCCGAAGCGGTACGCCACGCCCTGATCCGGCTGGTGGCCCGCGACGGGTTCCACGGCACGTCGATGGCCGCCGTCGCCAAGGAGGCCGGGGTCGCGACCGGCACTGCGTACGTCCACTACGCGTCGAAGGACGAGCTCGTGATGGCCACGTACGTCGAGGTCAAGCACGCTCTGGGTGAAGCGGCACTGGCATCGGTCGACGCCGGCTCGCCGCTGCGAACACAGTTCGCTCAGCTGTGGACCGGTGTCCAGAAGCACCTCGAGGCCAATCCCGAGCGCGCCCGGTTCCTGGTGCAGGCTGACGGCTCGCCGTATGCCGAGATCGCGCACGAGCGCGCCATCTCCGCGATCAGCGACCCCTTGATGTCCTCCCCTGTGGTGGCCAACCTCCTCGAAGGGATGGTCGATCTACCGCCGGAGATCTTGTTCGACCTTGCAGTGGGCCCGGTCGTCCGGCTCACCGCAACCCGGCGCGGCATCGATGAGTCCCTCGTCGAGCCCTTGATCGAGGCGTGCTGGCGCGCCGTCACCGACTCGAGGAGCTGA
- a CDS encoding M4 family metallopeptidase, with translation MKHVFAIGGATLLVAGLGVATPSLSAAADNSGDPAVVAKEYIQEHPAKVEGTSKDAYQLVDTVGSSNGASHVRFNRTYDGLPVLGGDLVVHLSAADSPQSVSVAQTAPVAVSTTPKVSSASAADRARDEFAGRSVSKAGSPKLVVDARHGKAVLAWRSIVTGVQADGQTPSRQVVVTDANTGKVRSAEETILTPIKVGTTTNQKAAARPGVAATGTGRGIFVGTVSISTTGSGSSYTMVDATHGNGRTCDLRNRTSGTCTTFADADNAWGNGTVSDRASAGVDAHYGAAKTFDYYKSSFGRQGIFDNGSGVPSRVHYGNGYVNAYWDGSQMTYGDGAGNRAPLVELDVAGHEMSHGVTENSANLGYSGDAGGLNEATSDIFGTMVEFYANNPNDTPDFLIGEEININGDGTPLRYMDDPRRDGASYACWSTAVPRSDPHYSSGVGNHFFFLLANGSGQSTYGNSPTCNGSTVAGIGRAKAAAIWYKALTERMTSTETYAKARVDTVAAATTLYGASSPEVAAVKAAWSAVSVS, from the coding sequence ATGAAACATGTCTTTGCCATCGGAGGAGCAACCCTCCTCGTGGCCGGGCTGGGCGTTGCCACGCCCTCTCTGAGCGCAGCAGCCGACAACAGCGGCGATCCCGCTGTCGTGGCCAAGGAGTACATCCAGGAGCATCCCGCCAAGGTCGAGGGCACGTCCAAGGACGCCTACCAGCTCGTCGACACAGTCGGATCGAGCAACGGCGCCAGCCACGTGCGGTTCAACCGTACGTACGACGGCCTGCCGGTGCTCGGCGGTGACCTCGTGGTCCACCTCAGCGCCGCCGACAGCCCGCAGAGCGTGTCCGTCGCGCAGACGGCTCCCGTCGCGGTGAGCACGACGCCCAAGGTGTCGTCGGCCTCCGCCGCCGACCGGGCCCGAGACGAGTTCGCCGGGCGGAGCGTCAGCAAGGCGGGCTCGCCGAAGCTCGTCGTCGACGCGCGCCACGGCAAGGCCGTCCTCGCCTGGCGGTCGATCGTGACCGGCGTTCAGGCCGACGGCCAGACGCCGAGCCGGCAGGTCGTCGTGACCGACGCCAACACCGGCAAGGTCCGCAGCGCCGAGGAGACGATCCTGACGCCGATCAAGGTCGGCACGACCACCAACCAGAAGGCAGCCGCCAGGCCCGGCGTCGCTGCGACCGGGACGGGTCGCGGCATCTTCGTCGGCACGGTCTCGATCAGCACGACCGGCAGCGGCAGCAGCTACACGATGGTCGACGCGACGCACGGCAACGGACGTACGTGCGACCTCAGGAACCGCACCTCCGGCACGTGCACGACGTTCGCCGACGCCGACAACGCATGGGGCAACGGCACCGTCAGTGACCGCGCCTCAGCGGGTGTCGACGCGCACTACGGCGCCGCCAAGACGTTCGACTACTACAAGTCGAGCTTCGGCCGTCAGGGCATCTTCGACAACGGCAGCGGCGTACCCTCACGGGTCCACTACGGCAACGGCTACGTCAACGCCTACTGGGACGGCAGCCAGATGACGTACGGCGACGGAGCCGGCAACCGGGCACCGCTGGTCGAGCTCGACGTCGCGGGCCACGAGATGTCCCACGGCGTCACCGAGAACTCCGCCAACCTCGGCTACTCCGGCGATGCCGGCGGTCTCAACGAGGCCACCAGCGACATCTTCGGCACGATGGTCGAGTTCTACGCCAACAACCCGAACGACACGCCGGACTTCCTGATCGGCGAGGAGATCAACATCAACGGCGACGGCACGCCGCTGCGCTACATGGACGATCCTCGTCGCGACGGCGCGTCCTACGCGTGCTGGAGCACCGCGGTCCCCCGGTCGGATCCGCACTACTCCTCCGGAGTGGGCAACCACTTCTTCTTCCTGCTCGCCAACGGCAGTGGCCAGAGCACGTACGGCAACAGCCCGACGTGCAACGGCTCCACCGTCGCCGGAATCGGCCGGGCCAAGGCCGCGGCGATCTGGTACAAGGCGCTCACCGAGCGCATGACCAGCACCGAGACGTACGCCAAGGCGCGAGTCGACACGGTCGCCGCCGCGACGACGCTCTACGGCGCCAGCAGCCCCGAGGTCGCTGCGGTCAAGGCAGCGTGGTCGGCGGTCAGCGTCAGCTGA
- a CDS encoding LysR family transcriptional regulator: MEIETRHLRMVKAVADEGSITKAASALGTTQPALTRQLRRIEDNLGGPLFQRSHAGVEQTPLGRLVVGRATAVLSVLDTLKTDASSLRTAPAQVRIGVRFGNALVGLIRGLRATLPSTEIVTESETRIDGLLDLLGSHRIDFAVIHEYVGNEIPLDPRLLVRPVGCEPGFVLMSADHPLADRGELDLADLADETWLLSPLDVDREADCMTRICWDAGFTPKIGHYLSDGLSVELIRAGEAIALSTPTNRDSGMVLKPLAGTPMQVRRLLLTERDNPFADHLDKLARFTADVLTETLERQPVYRSWVEHHGPLAMTRPRS; this comes from the coding sequence ATGGAGATCGAGACGCGCCATCTGCGGATGGTCAAGGCCGTGGCCGACGAGGGCAGCATCACCAAGGCGGCATCAGCGCTGGGCACGACGCAGCCGGCGCTCACCCGACAGCTCCGACGCATCGAGGACAACCTCGGCGGTCCCCTGTTCCAGCGTTCGCACGCCGGGGTCGAGCAGACACCGCTCGGCCGGCTCGTCGTCGGCCGTGCCACCGCCGTGCTCTCGGTGCTCGACACCCTCAAGACCGACGCGTCCAGCCTGCGCACAGCCCCCGCCCAGGTACGCATCGGGGTGCGCTTCGGCAACGCCCTGGTGGGTCTCATCCGCGGCCTGCGCGCGACCTTGCCGAGCACCGAGATCGTCACCGAGAGCGAGACCCGCATCGACGGCCTGCTCGACCTGCTGGGCTCGCACCGCATCGACTTCGCCGTGATCCACGAGTACGTCGGCAACGAGATCCCGCTCGACCCACGGCTGCTCGTACGCCCCGTCGGCTGCGAGCCCGGATTCGTCCTGATGTCCGCCGACCACCCCCTCGCGGACCGCGGCGAGCTCGACCTCGCCGACCTCGCGGACGAGACCTGGCTGCTGTCCCCCCTCGACGTCGACCGTGAGGCGGACTGCATGACCCGCATCTGCTGGGACGCCGGCTTCACCCCCAAGATCGGCCACTACCTCAGCGACGGGCTCAGCGTCGAGCTGATCCGCGCCGGCGAGGCGATCGCCCTCAGCACCCCGACCAACCGCGACTCCGGCATGGTGCTCAAGCCCTTGGCGGGCACCCCGATGCAGGTCCGGCGTCTGCTGCTGACCGAGCGGGACAACCCCTTCGCCGACCACCTCGACAAGCTGGCCCGCTTCACCGCCGACGTCCTGACCGAGACCCTCGAGCGTCAGCCCGTCTACCGATCCTGGGTCGAGCACCACGGTCCGCTGGCGATGACGCGACCACGGTCCTGA